Proteins co-encoded in one Nitrospira sp. genomic window:
- a CDS encoding FAD-dependent monooxygenase, whose translation MERSAALPSLETINGTHVAGTIVETDIAVVGAGGGGAVLALALAQQGIKTIVLEQASGPPQGLRGEILQPNGQRVLDRLGLLKKLPVDSTRPIRKFHFCRVGGERLCTVDYEELPAPYNHAVVTLPNVAHHAILDAIQAEPSVSLWYGASFVSLVKEGMQVSGLTATRGGEEVTIRAKVVVGADGAFSKVRQALQIPAEVHLYPQGYLIAILDSPLPITEAKYYVGKKTILGLFPAAGGKVYCFYMIPTGTYDRIKAQGLPAVQEAWTAIDPALKPLFQQLTDWSQTAFMPTGRVRTPTWVADGAVLIGDAAHAMNPHASQGRMQAMVDAMTLADLLPECLAERNFSAAKLKTYEDARRPQVTMLQRLADEQVLFWNTANPVIGFLRNRVFRTLDRNPRLRYRVLSTTAGLRQSPPFSLIDRVMAAGFLPDPFARNTAAGMARLHDGR comes from the coding sequence GTGGAACGATCCGCAGCGCTACCATCTCTGGAAACCATAAACGGGACGCACGTGGCAGGGACCATCGTCGAAACAGATATTGCTGTCGTCGGGGCCGGAGGCGGAGGGGCCGTATTGGCGCTTGCGTTGGCTCAGCAGGGGATCAAGACGATCGTGCTCGAGCAGGCCTCAGGTCCGCCGCAGGGGCTACGTGGAGAAATTCTTCAGCCGAATGGGCAACGAGTATTAGATCGGTTGGGATTGCTCAAGAAGTTGCCGGTGGATTCGACCAGGCCGATCCGCAAGTTTCATTTCTGCCGGGTGGGTGGAGAGCGGTTGTGCACCGTCGACTACGAGGAGTTGCCCGCGCCATATAATCACGCCGTCGTGACGTTGCCGAATGTGGCGCACCACGCCATTCTCGATGCGATCCAGGCAGAACCGTCGGTCTCACTTTGGTATGGCGCCAGCTTTGTCAGTCTGGTGAAGGAGGGGATGCAGGTGAGCGGTCTGACCGCAACGCGCGGCGGGGAAGAGGTGACGATTCGTGCGAAGGTGGTTGTCGGGGCCGATGGCGCGTTTTCCAAGGTTCGGCAGGCCCTGCAGATTCCGGCGGAAGTGCATCTCTATCCGCAGGGGTATCTGATCGCGATTCTCGATTCTCCGTTGCCGATCACTGAAGCCAAGTATTACGTTGGAAAGAAAACGATTCTCGGACTCTTTCCTGCCGCGGGCGGCAAGGTTTATTGTTTCTATATGATCCCAACCGGCACCTATGATCGTATCAAGGCGCAGGGCCTTCCGGCCGTGCAGGAGGCTTGGACGGCCATTGATCCCGCGCTCAAGCCGTTGTTTCAGCAATTGACGGATTGGAGTCAGACGGCGTTCATGCCGACTGGGCGTGTGCGGACGCCGACCTGGGTGGCGGACGGCGCGGTGCTGATCGGCGACGCGGCTCATGCCATGAACCCGCACGCGTCGCAAGGCCGTATGCAAGCGATGGTCGATGCGATGACGCTCGCGGACTTGTTGCCGGAATGTCTGGCAGAGCGAAATTTCTCCGCGGCAAAACTGAAAACCTACGAGGATGCCCGGCGTCCCCAGGTCACCATGTTGCAACGATTGGCGGATGAGCAGGTCTTGTTCTGGAACACGGCAAATCCTGTGATTGGATTTCTCCGTAACCGGGTGTTTCGCACGCTGGATCGGAATCCCCGGCTGCGGTATCGCGTCTTGTCTACGACTGCGGGGCTGCGGCAATCGCCGCCGTTTTCATTGATCGATCGAGTCATGGCAGCAGGATTCCTGCCGGATCCGTTTGCCCGGAATACGGCAGCAGGAATGGCGAGGTTACACGATGGCAGGTAA
- a CDS encoding MoaD/ThiS family protein, which yields MIKVRIPTPLRPLTKNQGEVETTAGSITNMIESLNSAHPGIKDRLCDESGELRRFVNIYVNEEDIRFLKGKETILKDGDEVSIVPAIAGG from the coding sequence ATGATTAAAGTCCGCATCCCTACTCCCCTCCGGCCGCTGACGAAGAACCAGGGGGAAGTTGAAACGACAGCCGGCAGCATCACGAACATGATCGAGTCGCTGAACAGCGCGCACCCCGGCATCAAGGATCGCCTCTGCGATGAGTCCGGTGAATTGCGCCGCTTCGTGAACATCTATGTGAACGAGGAAGACATCCGATTCCTCAAGGGCAAAGAGACCATTCTGAAGGATGGCGACGAAGTCTCCATTGTGCCCGCGATTGCAGGAGGCTAA
- the thrC gene encoding threonine synthase translates to MTKMKALVCRECAKEYPTKAIHVCEMCFGPLEVKYNYEEIKKSISRKKIQEGPHSMWRYIDLLPVEGTNFVGPHAGLTPLVRAKNLGAYLGLDELYIKNDTVNHPTLSFKDRVVAVALTRARELGFETVACASTGNLANSVSAHAAAANLHCYVFIPGDLEAAKVLGNLIYKPHVVEVEGNYDDVNRLCSEIAGEHGWGFVNINIRPYYAEGSKTLAYETVEQLGWKTPDQVVIPMASGSLLTKIWKGLHEMKYVGLIDDVHTKLNGAQAEGCSPISTAFKAGRDFFKPVKPKTIAKSLAIGNPADGYYALKATAESKGAMEMVTDEEVVDGIKLLAQTEGIFAETAGGVTIGVLKKLVKQGVIKKNEVTVAYITGNGLKTQEAVIDAVGRPTRIQPSLVAFEKTFKLGKNGGGDA, encoded by the coding sequence ATGACCAAAATGAAAGCCCTCGTGTGCCGGGAATGCGCGAAAGAATATCCCACTAAAGCGATCCACGTCTGCGAGATGTGCTTCGGCCCCCTCGAAGTGAAATACAACTACGAGGAAATCAAAAAATCGATTTCGCGCAAGAAGATCCAAGAGGGTCCCCACAGCATGTGGCGCTATATCGATCTGCTTCCGGTCGAGGGCACGAACTTCGTCGGCCCGCATGCCGGATTGACGCCGCTGGTCCGCGCCAAAAATCTCGGCGCCTATCTCGGCCTCGATGAGCTCTACATTAAGAACGATACGGTCAATCACCCGACGCTCTCCTTCAAGGATCGTGTCGTCGCTGTCGCGCTGACACGCGCCCGGGAACTTGGATTTGAGACAGTGGCCTGCGCTTCGACCGGCAACCTGGCAAATTCCGTGTCCGCCCATGCGGCAGCCGCCAACCTCCATTGCTACGTCTTCATCCCGGGAGATTTGGAAGCCGCGAAGGTATTGGGCAACCTCATCTATAAACCGCATGTGGTCGAGGTCGAAGGCAACTACGACGATGTGAACCGGCTCTGCAGCGAAATCGCCGGCGAACACGGCTGGGGCTTCGTGAACATCAACATCCGCCCCTACTATGCCGAGGGCTCCAAGACGCTCGCGTACGAAACGGTCGAGCAATTGGGATGGAAGACGCCGGACCAAGTCGTCATTCCCATGGCCTCTGGCTCGCTCCTGACCAAGATCTGGAAGGGGCTGCACGAAATGAAATACGTGGGGCTCATCGACGACGTCCACACAAAGCTGAACGGCGCCCAAGCGGAAGGCTGCTCCCCGATCTCCACCGCCTTCAAAGCGGGACGCGACTTCTTCAAGCCGGTCAAGCCGAAGACGATCGCCAAATCGCTGGCCATCGGCAACCCGGCCGACGGCTATTACGCCTTAAAGGCGACGGCCGAGAGCAAAGGCGCCATGGAGATGGTGACCGACGAAGAAGTCGTCGACGGCATCAAGCTGCTGGCGCAGACCGAAGGCATTTTCGCCGAGACCGCCGGCGGAGTGACCATCGGCGTGCTGAAGAAACTGGTCAAGCAGGGGGTGATCAAGAAGAACGAAGTGACGGTCGCCTACATCACGGGGAACGGATTGAAGACACAGGAAGCAGTCATCGATGCAGTCGGACGGCCGACCCGCATTCAGCCGAGCCTGGTGGCCTTTGAAAAAACCTTTAAGTTGGGAAAGAACGGTGGTGGTGACGCATGA
- the thiS gene encoding sulfur carrier protein ThiS, translating to MQVKVNGKSEDIQSGSVLDLLTLKKIDPQMVAVEVNDKMIDREHLATTTLKEGDLVEFLFYMGGGR from the coding sequence ATGCAGGTCAAGGTCAACGGGAAATCCGAGGACATCCAGAGCGGCAGCGTCCTCGATTTGCTCACGCTCAAGAAGATCGATCCGCAAATGGTTGCGGTCGAGGTCAATGACAAAATGATCGATCGGGAACATCTCGCCACCACCACCCTCAAGGAGGGCGATCTGGTCGAATTCCTCTTTTACATGGGAGGAGGCCGGTGA
- a CDS encoding phospholipase D-like domain-containing protein, producing MSNTARATSIEVYYAPEDEPLTKLSKIYDHASRYIYVAVYGLTSPLAVKGLVEAKKRGLDVRVITDRERLDDHKQQTAVETLHLAGIPILVNQHDGLMHLKQVVIDDEINASGSMNHTGSGNRYNDERLDVIHDHAITAQAKQKFLTMWNDPQRYHLWKP from the coding sequence GTGAGTAATACAGCCCGGGCTACCAGTATCGAAGTGTATTACGCACCCGAAGATGAGCCGCTCACGAAACTGTCGAAGATCTACGATCATGCCTCGCGCTATATTTACGTGGCCGTGTATGGGCTGACTTCGCCGTTGGCCGTGAAAGGCCTGGTCGAGGCGAAGAAGCGCGGCCTGGATGTGCGCGTCATTACCGATCGGGAGAGACTCGACGATCACAAGCAACAGACCGCCGTCGAGACCTTGCACCTGGCCGGTATTCCCATCCTCGTCAATCAGCACGACGGGCTAATGCATCTCAAGCAAGTGGTAATCGATGACGAGATCAACGCGTCTGGATCGATGAACCATACCGGCAGCGGGAATCGGTACAATGATGAGCGGCTTGATGTGATTCACGATCACGCCATTACGGCTCAGGCGAAACAGAAGTTCTTGACGATGTGGAACGATCCGCAGCGCTACCATCTCTGGAAACCATAA
- the moeB gene encoding molybdopterin-synthase adenylyltransferase MoeB, with translation MEFTEEQINRYSRHILLPEVGGKGQKKIAKAKILLVGAGGLGSPAALYLAAAGVGTIGLIDSDVVDLTNLQRQILHHTSDIGRPKVVSGKEKIAALNPDVIVKTYEERLTAGNALKIFSEYDVIIDGVDNFTAKFLINDACFFADKPLIHGGILRFDGRVTTIVPKKSACYRCVFKTPPPVGLVASCQEAGVIGVLAGIIGTIQATEALKLILGIGRPLTDRLLDFDAKKTLFREIKVKRNPHCALCGDHPTITELFDDGDPFAGCAVRP, from the coding sequence ATGGAATTCACTGAAGAACAGATAAACCGATACAGCCGGCACATTCTCCTGCCTGAGGTCGGCGGCAAAGGCCAGAAGAAGATCGCCAAGGCGAAGATTCTCCTGGTCGGCGCCGGAGGTTTGGGTTCACCGGCTGCGCTCTATCTGGCCGCGGCCGGCGTCGGCACCATCGGTCTCATCGACAGCGACGTGGTGGACCTGACAAACTTGCAACGACAGATCCTTCACCATACGTCCGATATCGGGCGCCCCAAAGTCGTCTCCGGGAAGGAAAAGATCGCGGCGTTGAATCCCGACGTCATTGTGAAGACCTACGAGGAGCGCCTGACCGCGGGGAATGCGCTCAAGATTTTCAGTGAATACGATGTCATCATTGATGGCGTCGATAACTTCACGGCCAAATTTCTGATCAACGATGCCTGCTTCTTTGCCGACAAACCGCTGATCCATGGCGGGATCCTTCGCTTCGATGGCCGCGTGACGACGATTGTGCCGAAGAAGTCGGCCTGCTATCGTTGCGTATTCAAGACCCCGCCGCCGGTCGGCCTGGTCGCGTCCTGTCAGGAAGCAGGCGTCATCGGCGTGTTGGCCGGGATTATCGGTACAATTCAGGCCACCGAGGCGTTGAAACTCATTCTCGGCATCGGACGACCGCTGACCGATCGGTTGCTCGACTTCGACGCAAAAAAGACCCTGTTCCGGGAGATCAAAGTGAAGCGCAATCCTCACTGCGCGCTCTGCGGTGACCATCCGACGATCACCGAGCTGTTTGATGATGGGGACCCGTTTGCCGGCTGTGCCGTTCGTCCGTAG
- the cysK gene encoding cysteine synthase A encodes MIMHKEITELIGKTPLVRLNRLSKPGSATIYGKVEFFNPGGSVKDRICLNMINEAERQGKLKPGGTIVEPTSGNTGIGLALVSAVRGYKLILVMPESMSMERASLLSSYGAQLVLTPAWEGMKGSIKEAESILAQNPSYFMPDQFSNPANPAMHRMTTAPEILDALDGKIDAFVAAVGTGGTITGCGELFKEKNPNVQVIAVEPAGSPVLSGGDPGPHKIQGIGAGFIPKVLNRKILDRVITVTDDEAYQTAKQLSKKEGLLVGISAGANVFAAQKIAEELGPGKNVVTILCDTGERYISIEKYFNI; translated from the coding sequence ATGATTATGCACAAAGAAATTACCGAATTGATCGGCAAGACTCCGCTCGTCCGGTTGAACCGGCTATCCAAACCCGGCTCCGCGACAATCTATGGCAAAGTGGAGTTTTTTAATCCGGGCGGCAGCGTCAAGGATCGCATCTGCCTCAACATGATCAATGAGGCGGAACGGCAGGGCAAGCTGAAACCGGGCGGCACCATTGTGGAGCCGACCAGCGGTAATACAGGCATTGGCCTGGCCCTGGTCTCAGCCGTACGCGGCTATAAGCTCATCCTCGTCATGCCGGAAAGCATGAGCATGGAACGGGCAAGCCTGCTGTCCTCCTACGGTGCACAACTGGTCCTGACCCCAGCCTGGGAAGGGATGAAGGGTTCGATCAAGGAAGCCGAAAGTATCCTGGCCCAGAACCCGAGCTATTTTATGCCGGATCAGTTTTCGAATCCGGCAAATCCGGCGATGCACCGGATGACCACGGCCCCTGAGATTCTGGATGCCCTGGACGGTAAGATCGACGCGTTTGTCGCGGCGGTCGGCACAGGCGGGACGATTACGGGCTGCGGAGAGCTGTTCAAGGAAAAGAATCCGAACGTGCAAGTGATTGCAGTGGAACCGGCGGGCTCGCCGGTCTTGTCCGGCGGTGATCCGGGACCACATAAGATTCAAGGCATCGGGGCCGGGTTCATTCCCAAAGTCTTGAACCGGAAGATTCTCGACCGCGTAATTACCGTCACGGACGATGAGGCCTATCAAACAGCCAAACAGCTGTCGAAGAAAGAAGGCTTGCTGGTCGGCATTTCAGCCGGAGCTAATGTCTTCGCCGCTCAGAAAATCGCCGAAGAGCTTGGCCCAGGGAAGAATGTCGTGACCATCCTGTGCGACACCGGCGAGCGCTATATCAGCATCGAGAAGTATTTTAATATCTAG